The following nucleotide sequence is from Takifugu flavidus isolate HTHZ2018 chromosome 4, ASM371156v2, whole genome shotgun sequence.
cCCAGGTAtctgtaggactccaccacgtcaacatccgttcagaggatgttcaccggtgcaggcGGGACGTTGTTACGCCTGCagagatccaccaccagctccttggttttgctagcgttgatctggaggttgttccgcaggcgcTAGTctacaaagccctgaataagttctctgtactccgtatcgtccccatcagtgatgaggccgacagcagcagagtcgtcagagaacttctggaggtgacatgaagatgtgctgtatgagaagtccgcggtgtagagggtgaacaggaaatgagccagaactgttccctgcggaacaccagtgctgcagaggagccgatctgactgggagcccttcaccctcacaaactggggtctttgtgtgaggtagtctaggatccatgttgtgaggtggtgatccaccccagctacctgcagctggtcccccagcagcctgggctggatggtgatCCTCacaacatgatcctcacagtgcttccagccttctccaggtgagtgagggaggtgtggaggaggtagatgacggcatcgtccaccccgatgctgggctggtaggcgaactgcagcgggtccatgaaggagctcaccagtgggcgcaggtgatcgaggatgagtctctccagtgtcttcatcagatgagacgtcagaactaccggcctgtagctgttgagctccttggggtgcggtgtcttcggcactgggacgatgcaggacgtcttccacagctgtggcactctccccagcctcaggctcaggttgaacgtgtgactgaagatcccacacagctggtctgcgcaggacttcaggagcctggagctgatgccgtccggacccgtcgctttcctggccctgttcttcttcaggtccttcctcacctggtgtggtgtgagggacaggctggagcagggaggtgttggtggggggggcgggcatgtgccagggtgtgaagtgtcagGTATGTAtgggctgaagttcatgagagagggggaggagggacaggaggaacagtctattgggggcacagacagtggcgggggcggggggggggggtagcagcagagaagactgggctgggggaggggtgggtacctgatcaaatctattgaaaaacaagttcaggtcgttagcccacccccggtcgcccacaggttgggacttctgctccttgaagcccgagatggtcttcaggcccttccatacgccacagatgttgttctgctgcagctggttttccatcttcctcctgtagttgtccttctcctgtctgatcttcctcctcagttccctctgcacagtcttcagctcttccttgtctccagacacaaaagccctcttcttctccttcaggagggcctttatgtctggggtgatccagggcttgctgttggagaagctccgtacagtcctggtgggtacggtgttctccacgcaGAAGTTAATGTAGTCCATGATGCAgttggtgaggttgtcaatgtcctccccatgggcgtcgctgaatacatcccacagggtcgtgttgaaacagtctttcagggcctcctcggcttcttcggaccatttcttcactgtgcgggtgacagcaggctgcctctgcacaagaggtttgtacacaggctggaggtgtacaaggttgtggtcagcacggcccaggggagggagtgggagagagtggtatgcctccttggtgttggcatagaagaggtccagtgttttattgtccctggtgtggcatgtgacgtactgggtgaatttgggcagagaagatgatggagaggcatgattgaagtctccagagatgaggaggagggcgtcagggtgctgtgtctgcagcctgctcactgctgagagcaggacatcacaggctgcatcagcgttagcagagggggggatgtacacaaccaccgcgagggcatgtgtgaactccctcggcaggtagtgaggcctcatgctaacggctagcagttcgatgtccttacagcagtgctgctccttgatagtgatgtgcccagggttacaccatctatcgttcacaaacactgccagtcctcctcccttcctcttaccactctccctgcttctgtctgcccgtAAGAGAGTAAATCCTTCCAGTTGTGCGGCCGTGTCCGGAGTTAGCGTggttagccaggtctccgtaaacagcagcaggctgctctcccgGTACTCCCACTGATGCCGGGTCAGCGCCGCCAGCTCGCccatcttgttggggagagatctgacgttccccatgatgatggagggcaggacgggccgatagcgtctcctcctggcacGGCGCTCGACCCCGGCGCTCGaccccgtttcctcctcctcagctcggggggcacatcgggtcgctccttgggcagcggcgcagagctccgcaggtcgaacagctgatccctgctgtaaacaagcGAGCCGCGGCTACGTGATGAGTCTCCGGACGCGGTATCGAAAAGTGAAGAAATGAGAAGAACCACCAGTGTAAACTCTATGAGTCTTACGTACATGATGAGGGTAAATGAAACAAACTGAACGCACCAAAAACAAAGGTAGTAGGTgcggaaaagaagaaaaaaaagtaaaggaaaagCTCGAGGGTGAGCgggagctgttgttacaggctgccactcgcGCGGCGCCAGGGTCGCtaccatacaaataaaaacaggcatATGAAGAGAATAGACACTCCAACTCTCTCTGTCGCCACCTGGGAGTCATTTAAACTTATTgggtttcaactgagttggagaccTTGTAGAACTATTatgattatcaggaatactatgattacagctAGCACCGAGGCTAGCATGCTACAGCCCCAGCCAATCCTCTGGATTTTTCTGTATTGGCTTCTGTCTATATTTACCTGCTGCCGTCCTCCTAGAGTTTGTGAAACCAGTACACTGTTCCTGAACAGCAATAGatcataacctgttgaagtagccccCCTAAGTGAGTCGGTggctcttaaaacttcactgactttcgggtctacccagactctactcgtctaagtccaccctattatcagactttgcatcaccttcccagttggagttttcaacagaaatgaccttcttgcagtgactgaggtgtacccaggtagatctttcagctattttagcagcagtaggtgtagacaaaagaacttggtcaggtccttcccactcaggtgaataccagtgtttcttttttacgctcctcactaggacccagtcgcctggctccaccgttctgttgggagacagagggcgtctcagtttcatgaccttgcttttgtttttctaacattttcctcatgtaatcagctagattagactcatcatttgtctcccagtagtttgtgaactgaggaagcctgtacggtcttccaaataagacctcataaggagttaggcctgcggtgcttgtaatgtttatatagagcttagccaaatcaacacattgtccatggtctccccgtctcttccatgcatttcttcagtctgtttttaatagtgccattagttctttcaactaagcctgcgctctgaggatgataggagcaatggtgtttgaagtcaatatgaaacataacactgatctttttaacaacttgatttacaaaatgagtgcCATTATCACAGTACATTTTTCTGGGATACCATATCTGggtatgatatctttgcagagtgctttagcaactgttagcgcatctgggttttttgttggaaatagttctatccattttgaaaatgcatctattatgaccagacagtatttttttcttcacttttatttaattctatgaagtccatatgtatagtttggaatggatattggggagcaggaaattttcctctccttggtctcagatttccctgtgaattatgtttcgcacacgtcagacatgttgaataagaattaaatccataggttgtataatgctgctgtatctgtcctaccatccctcctgttgagacatgtgttacaccatggctcaatatagcagcccatttatacagatttttggtaggataggttttcctgctggtcatacatagatgtcttcttttaaggttgctccgTTTTTAATCCATAGATCTATTTCGGCAGGTGGACTttgttgttgcatttctttaagcgtgtcgCTGTTTACTGAAGTTTGATCTGAGAGCAGGAGTAATTTATCTTGTCCTGCTCCTGCTACTTTTGCAGTTTTGTCAGCAAATGCGTTGCCTAGTGAAACattgtctgtttctgatgtATGTGCTGCACATTTACAGACAGCTATTGGTCTCGGCAGCTGTACTGCATTTAACAGATTAGTTAAAGGAGCTGCATGAGTTACTGGTTGACCTGTTGAGGTCaccatttctctgtttttccagtgCTGAGCAAAGACGTGCACTGTAGCAAATGCatattcagaatcagaatcagaatcagaagcaggtttattgccattgttcatgtaatacacagtattaggGCACACCTTTTCATGTTGATATAGGTGTCGGGAATGGCATTCCATGTTGCAAAAATAAGTTTGTCGGGTTGGGGTAGTTTTTCCATATCACTCCATTTGTGCTCTTTAGCGAGAGTAGCCCTCTGACGGACGACTTCTTCAAGATCCGCTGACAGGGATTTAAACTTGTTAACCCGCAAAACTTTATCCGCAATATCGGCCAGTTCAATTTCTAGATCAGGCTTACTTACTCCTGTGAATGCGGATGTGTTCAGCAGGGATGGGTCGCTGTTCAGTGGTGCAcaaactaggaatgtgtcatggtgtgacgctgcgacactcaacataaagaagaccacactagaataagttaaataaaataaaataagacaaaataagacatatatacattatatacataaatagtaggtGGTAAGAGGtatgtggtaagaaatagtgcaggtcaatgcaggagtaatgtgatgtattgttcgtgagtccgactggctgctgttcatggtgcttagtgatgagtcacttggtgtccagcagcctgatggcagaggggaagaagctgttcatgtagcgggaggttttggtccgaatggaccgtagtctcctgcctgaggggaggggggaaaacagtccgtgaccagggtgggaagggtcggccgtgatccgacctgcacacctcctaaCCCAGaaaactgactgtctttatcaacaggtacagagaaaaaggcattgctgatatcaactacagtaaaaactTTAGCTTTCGGATCTAAAGAATTCAGGAGCGTATATGGATCTGGAACGCAGGGAGCTCTCtgtattactgcatcatttacggcttgtaagtcctgaaccatgcgccatcctgcagatggactttgtttctttactggaaaaatgggagtattacatggtgaatcatcacatttaacgaGAACTCCTGCTGGGATTAGAGCATTTATTACAGGTTTGATGCCCTCACGAGCGTCCGTTTCTAATGGATATTGCCTCACACGAGGCCTGTACTCGCTTTTAGGTCTAATTTGTACTGGTAATACTCCTTTAATTAATCCTACATCAGAGGGTCCTGCTGACCACATTTAGTGGGTATTTCTTCAAGccaatcttcttcttcctgtgtcaaaaggacatcagccatgatttcatCTTCTAGAAAATATCAACGTCGTTCATAGTGGATCATGTCACTGTTGTTGTCAAATGCACTCCCAGGCCTGCTCTCACAGACCAGAATAGTGCTTTCCTTGTCAGACCTGTGGAGTCACTGCGCCATGTGTTAACTGATGTCGCAACCCAGTCTTGTGCTGATTCTCCGTTCTGCACCATTTTACCCAAATCAGTCCACCTCTTATCTTTGCTTTTGGACAACGAGATGTGTAGGGGGGAGTGCGATCTATACAGCTCCTTTATTTGTGGTCGGAGGGTTACTCCTGCCACTCATGTGCTTGTAGCATCTGAGTAGATGTAGTTAACAGTAAAGACAGTAGGGGTCACCCTTTTCAGTTTCACCTCATAGTCTGTGTCTGGTCCAAAAgtctttttaaaccaaaaagtCACATGTAAGTCATCCTCATGCATTTTGTCTTGTTCTTGTAGAATAGCCTGTCTTCCTTCAGCCATAAGGGCTGTTCCTGAGGAAGCAGGGGCTTTGTTTGGAATGTCTAgtgcaggggtcggcaacctttTTTATCAAAAGAGCCACTTtgcccacccccctcccaaaaaaagtgtctggagccgcaaaaaattacaGAGTTTATAAACTTCTaagttttaatctttatttaaattttaacagCTGAAACCAGTGAATACAACAAACAAGCCcactttaatatatatatgtatatatacatatgtttaATAGTAGTAACCCATGCGTTCTCCCGTCCTCTTCGGGTTTGTTGGCAGCCAGCCAGTGATCAATGGACGCaccttaaaatacaaaaaaaactacaTCAGTTCTGAGTATGaggatttttttgaaaaaatagCTTATTAAATTATGTTCCTCTTACCTGTTTAGTGAgatttctgtgtctgcatttcCCTGCAGATCTTCCCTATGTCGGCGCTGTAAGATGTGACTTTCATCTTCACGCAGGACTGCAGAGTCTCGCTGGTGAAGCGGGAGCGGTATTTGGACTTTATAATGTTCATGCTTGAGAAAACTTGCTCGCATAAGTAAGTTGAGCCAAAGATGGATAGGACTCCAAATGCACACCTTTTCATGTTGATATAGGTGTCGGGAATGGCATTCCATGTTGCAAAAATAAGTTTGTCGGGTTGGGGTAGTTTTTCCATATCACTCCATTTGTGCTCTTTAGCGAGAGTAGCCCTCTGACGGACGACTTCTTCAAGATCCGCTGACAGGGATTTAAACTTGTTAAACCGCAAAACTTTATCCGCAATATCGGCCAGTTCAATTTCTAGATCAGGCTTACTTACTCCTGTGAATGCGGATGTGTTCAGCAGGGATGGGTCGCTGTTCAGTGGTGcgacagggaaagagagagtcTGTTTCTCCTTTCTGAACTCACTGAACCttttttcaaatgcagcttGCATTGCAGTAATGGCACGGTGGAAATAATCACAATTTATGTGATTGTTTGCTTCTTTGAACTCTCTTAGGGAGGGGAAGTGAGAGAGCGTGCCATTTTGTACATCTCTGGCGAACACTGTCATCTTGCGCTCAAATGCCAAAATCTCCTCCAGCATGTGCAGTGCCGTGCTTCCCTGTCCTTGGAGATTTTTATTCAGCATGTTCAAGTAACTTGTCATGTCCACCATGAAGTAAAACTTTTCCAGCCAAGATGGGTCTTCCAGTTCAGGATACCCAAGGCCTTTATTTCCCAAGAAGGTTTTTACGTGCTCCAGACAGGCAGCGAAGCGTTTCAGCACCTCCCCCCTGGACAGCCACCGgactctgttgtgcagcaggAGATCTGAATACATGTTTTCGACTTCTTCTAACAACGAACAAAACTGTCGGTGGCTTAACCCATTCGCAATTATTTTGTTCACTATCTTAATAACAAGGTTCATTACTTCCACACATTCAGGGGGAAATGTTTGTGCGCAAAGTGCTTCTTGGTGGATAATGCAGTGAAACGTCATCAGATCTCGGCCCAGTGACTTTTGAAGTAAATTCACAAAGCCCTTCTGTGCTCCTCTCATACTTGGCGCCCCGTCAGTAGATACCGACACTAGGTGAGTGGTGTTTATCCCTTTATCTTTTAGACAACTCACAACAGCATCACAAATGTCCTGCCCCCGAGTTTGGCCCTTAAGCGGTATGAGTTCAATCAGTTCTTCCTGCGGCCCATTAGCATTGGCGTACCTGCATAACAGTGCTATCTGCTCAATATCGTTTACATCACTTGACTCATCACAGGCAATTGAAAATGCTTGAGCTGAATTAATATCATCAATTTGCTTACTACTgatatttgctgccattttaatgGTCCTGTCCTTAACAGTCTTTGCAGAGAGAGGCATGTCTTTAATTTTCtgaacaatttcatttttgtttttaaaatcggaGAATAGATGCTCTGATATTTGAATAAACGTTTCTTTTATGTATTCTCCGTCTGTGAACGGCTTACCCCTCTTCACGATCTCCTGAGCTGCCAAAAAACTAGCAGCTGTAGTTGACTGTGGAGagctgatccattttttgaaagatagttttctctcttcagcttGTCGTTGCAATTCCGAAATTGCTCTCTGGCGCTCATCTTCGGTTGGGTATTTTTcagcaaatgctaaatgcttgctttgaaaatgtctttcaacgttactttttttgttgtttgatagTTTCTCGCCACATATCAAGCACACAGGTAAGCCAGCGTCATTGGCGGTGAATGCAAAAGCAGATGTCCACGCTGCATTAAACTCTCTATTTTCTTccgaattttttcttttttggactCTTTTCATGCTTACAGTGGTAGGGGTTCCCACCGTGGTACCACCAGCAAGTGAAGGCGACGGCTGCTGACGTTGATGTGACATATATTTAAAGTGacaaattataaaaaaataattaaaaaactttatttagatGGTATCAACTAAAACCCTAGGGGAACTGTGcaacaaaatgaacacataatgaccataataaaagaaaaaaagaaaaaaaaacattccatgttTTTTGTC
It contains:
- the LOC130523985 gene encoding protein FAM200C-like, which gives rise to MYSDLLLHNRVRWLSRGEVLKRFAACLEHVKTFLGNKGLGYPELEDPSWLEKFYFMVDMTSYLNMLNKNLQGQGSTALHMLEEILAFERKMTVFARDVQNGTLSHFPSLREFKEANNHINCDYFHRAITAMQAAFEKRFSEFRKEKQTLSFPVAPLNSDPSLLNTSAFTGRILKKSSVRGLLSLKSTNGVIWKNYPNPTNLFLQHGMPFPTPIST